The Equus quagga isolate Etosha38 chromosome 12, UCLA_HA_Equagga_1.0, whole genome shotgun sequence genome includes a region encoding these proteins:
- the MOCS3 gene encoding adenylyltransferase and sulfurtransferase MOCS3: protein MATREEVLALQAEVAQREEELSCLKQRLAAALLAEQKPERRVPVSPLPPKAALSRDEILRYSRQLVLPELGVHGQLRLATASVLVVGCGGLGCPLAQYLAAAGVGRLGLVDYDVVEMSNLARQVLHGESLAGQAKVLSAAAALRRLNSAVECVPYAQALTPATALDLVRRYDVVADCSDNVPTRYLVNDACVLAGRPLVSASALRFEGQITVYHYHGGPCYRCVFPQPPPAETVTNCADGGVLGIVTGVVGCLQALEVLKIAAELGPSYSGSLLLFDALRGHFRCIKLRSRRPDCAACGERPTVTDLQDYEAFCGSSATDKCRSLQLLSPEERVSVTDYKRLLDSGAPHLLLDVRPQVEVDICRLPHALHIPLKHLQRRDAESLKLLGEAIRKGKQGTQEGAALPIYVICKLGNDSQKAVKILQSLTAVQELESLTVQDVVGGLMAWAARIDETFPQY from the coding sequence ATGGCTACCAGGGAGGAGGTGCTCGCTTTGCAGGCTGAAGTTGCCCAGCGTGAGGAGGAGCTGAGTTGCCTGAAGCAGAGGCTGGCGGCGGCTCTCTTGGCGGAGCAGAAGCCAGAGCGGCGGGTTCCGGTGTCGCCCCTGCCGCCGAAGGCCGCGCTATCCCGAGATGAGATTCTGCGCTACAGCCGGCAGCTGGTGCTGCCGGAGCTGGGCGTGCACGGACAGCTGCGCCTGGCGACCGCGTCCGTGCTGGTCGTGGGCTGCGGTGGGCTTGGCTGCCCACTGGCGCAGTACCTGGCGGCCGCCGGCGTAGGCCGCCTTGGCCTTGTGGACTACGACGTAGTAGAAATGAGCAACCTGGCCCGCCAAGTGCTGCACGGCGAGTCGCTGGCCGGCCAGGCCAAGGTCCTTTCGGCCGCCGCCGCGCTGCGCCGCCTCAATTCGGCGGTGGAGTGCGTGCCCTACGCGCAGGCGCTCACGCCAGCCACGGCCCTGGACCTGGTCCGCCGCTATGACGTGGTGGCTGACTGCTCTGACAACGTGCCCACTCGCTACCTGGTCAACGACGCCTGTGTGCTGGCCGGCCGGCCTCTTGTGTCCGCTAGCGCCCTGCGCTTCGAGGGCCAGATCACCGTCTACCACTATCACGGCGGGCCTTGCTACCGCTGCGTGTTCCCCCAACCACCTCCAGCGGAGACGGTGACCAACTGCGCGGATGGCGGGGTGCTCGGCATCGTAACTGGGGTCGTGGGCTGCCTGCAGGCGCTGGAAGTGTTGAAGATTGCTGCAGAGCTGGGCCCCTCTTACAGTGGCAGCTTGTTGCTGTTTGATGCTCTCAGAGGACATTTCCGCTGTATTAAGCTTCGGAGCCGCCGGCCCGACTGTGCAGCTTGCGGGGAGCGGCCCACTGTGACCGACCTACAGGACTACGAAGCCTTCTGTGGCTCCTCGGCCACTGATAAGTGCCGCTCCCTGCAGTTGCTGAGCCCAGAGGAGCGAGTTTCTGTCACCGACTATAAACGACTTCTGGATTCTGGGGCCCCCCACCTGTTGCTGGACGTCAGGCCTCAAGTGGAGGTGGACATCTGTCGTTTGCCTCATGCCCTGCACATCCCTTTGAAACATTTGCAACGGAGGGATGCGGAGAGCCTGAAACTCTTAGGAGAAGCAATCCGGAAAGGGAAACAGGGCACACAGGAAGGGGCAGCTCTCCCCATTTATGTGATTTGCAAACTGGGCAATGACTCCCAGAAAGCCGTGAAGATCCTGCAGTCCTTGACAGCAGTCCAAGAGTTAGAGTCTTTAACGGTTCAGGATGTTGTGGGGGGCCTCATGGCCTGGGCTGCCAGAATCGATGAAACGTTTCCGCAGTACTGA